A portion of the Etheostoma cragini isolate CJK2018 chromosome 13, CSU_Ecrag_1.0, whole genome shotgun sequence genome contains these proteins:
- the pcdh1a gene encoding protocadherin-1 isoform X2, protein MELKLQVVLFWVLVLHRGSAEGSILYRVQEEQPPNTLIGSLASDQGLPDSGHLYKLEVGAPYLRVDGKTGDIFTTEIPIDRETLRDCRSLAKGKPCYLEFEVSVTDLIQNQSPRLIEGRIEVQDINDNTPQFPSSVLTISVPENTIMGALFSIPLATDRDSDRNGVADYALTAGPDAATLFGLQVADDRGGKLPQLIVLGNLDRELKDSYDLTIKAVDGGNPQRYSSALLRVVVTDANDNAPKFERSTYEAEVSENSPVGHSVLQVKANDSDMGPNGEIEYTLHQAVDPVPKLLRIDRSTGIIYVKGSLDREEISSLSFYVVARDKGPQPKSSKTFVTIEVTDQNDNAPAVEIRGIGLVTHSEGVANISEDMPVGTAVALVQVSDKDEGENAVVTCVVAGDVPFQLRPASDSSSDNKRKYFLQTTTPLDYERIRDYRVEIVAVDSGNPALSSTNSLKVQVTDVNDNSPIFSPTVFEVDFAEENQPGEKVLDVIASDADSGTNAELLYNIVADSSIKGLFEIDPNTGEVRARSPLDREHKERYEFRVTAADKGSPVHKGTATVVIKVLDRNDNDPKFMLSGYSFSVLENMPPLSPVGMVTVLDVDKGENAHVHLSVEPDGGKFVVQNGTGTILSSISFDREKESSYTFRLKAVDEGEPPRSSYVGVTINVLDENDNDPVVTKPSNSSFRRLSPLASPDSHVEIVEAEDLDSGPNAELVFSIAGGNPYQLFRISPSSGEITLAKEMTRKHGGLHRLVVHVSDRGKPARHATALVHIYVNETISNVSLVEALVGHSLYTPLDRDIAGDPNNGFAAQRSNILFGSLAGVAGVVMLILVVVFIRHRIQRETKSGYQAGKKETKDLYAPKQAPKNAKGKRGRKGKPPKSPKPLGEDEKVSLQKSLKFNLDGVNDSPRIHLPLTYSPGSPDIGRHYRSNSPLPSIQLQAQSPSASQKHQAVQDLPAANTFVGTGGDDNSTGSDQYSDYSYKTSQLKYSNKQHPHRRVTFSTANPVQDLQDASQHSYYDSGLEESETPSSKSSSGPRIGPLTLPEDHYERTTPDGSIGETEHPENGSSRGMMSLLF, encoded by the exons ATGGAACTGAAGTTACAAGTAGTGCTTTTCTGGGTCCTGGTGCTGCACCGTGGCTCCGCTGAAGGCAGTATCCTGTACCGGGTCCAGGAGGAGCAGCCTCCCAACACTCTCATTGGTAGCCTGGCATCAGACCAGGGCCTGCCAGACTCGGGTCATCTCTACAAGCTGGAGGTGGGTGCTCCTTACCTCCGTGTTGATGGAAAGACGGGAGACATTTTCACCACAGAGATTCccatagacagagagacactgagggactgTCGATCCCTGGCTAAGGGTAAGCCCTGCTACCTGGAATTTGAAGTATCGGTGACAGATCTGATACAAAACCAGAGCCCACGACTCATTGAAGGACGCATTGAGGTGCAGGACATCAATGACAACACTCCACAGTTTCCCTCTTCTGTGCTTACCATCTCTGTCCCAGAGAACACGATCATGGGGGCGCTGTTCTCCATACCTCTAGCTACGGACAGGGACTCAGACAGGAATGGGGTGGCGGATTATGCTCTCACTGCAGGGCCAGACGCAGCGACCCTGTTTGGTTTACAGGTGGCTGACGACAGGGGGGGGAAGCTCCCACAGCTCATTGTCCTGGGCAACCTAGATCGTGAGTTAAAGGATTCCTATGACCTCACCATCAAGGCAGTGGATGGAGGGAACCCACAGCGCTACAGCAGTGCTCTGCTGAGAGTGGTAGTCACTGATGCCAATGACAACGCTCCCAAATTTGAAAGGTCCACATATGAGGCAGAAGTGTCGGAAAACAGTCCCGTGGGGCACTCTGTGTTGCAG gTCAAAGCAAATGATTCTGACATGGGCCCTAACGGAGAAATTGAGTATACCCTTCACCAAGCAGTTGACCCAGTGCCGAAACTCTTACGAATTGATCGGTCCACTGGCATTATTTATGTCAAAGGATCCCTGGACAGGGAGGAAATCAGCAGCTTGTCTTTCTATGTGGTGGCGAGGGATAAGGGTCCTCAACCTAAAAGCTCGAAGACATTTGTAACTATTGAGGTGACTGACCAAAATGACAACGCTCCTGCTGTGGAGATTCGTGGAATCGGCCTTGTGACACACAGTGAAGGAGTGGCTAACATTTCAGAGGACATGCCCGTTGGCACAGCCGTTGCTTTGGTGCAAGTGTCTGACAAGGATGAGGGAGAGAATGCTGTGGTCACGTGTGTGGTCGCGGGAGATGTGCCCTTCCAGCTCCGCCCTGCCAGCGACTCCTCCAGTGACAACAAGAGGAAGTATTTCCTACAGACCACCACTCCCCTCGACTACGAACGGATTAGGGATTACCGAGTAGAGATTGTGGCTGTGGATTCTGGTAATCCAGCACTTTCTAGTACAAATTCTCTTAAGGTGCAAGTGACTGATGTGAACGACAACTCTCCAATATTCTCGCCGACGGTGTTTGAGGTAGATTTTGCCGAAGAAAACCAACCAGGAGAGAAGGTTTTGGATGTTATAGCGTCGGATGCTGACAGTGGCACTAACGCAGAACTCCTGTATAACATTGTGGCGGACTCGTCTATCAAAGGTCTGTTTGAGATTGACCCCAATACGGGCGAAGTAAGAGCCCGAAGCCCGCTTGACCGTGAGCATAAAGAACGCTACGAGTTCCGGGTCACTGCAGCAGATAAAGGGTCCCCTGTTCATAAAGGTACAGCAACTGTTGTAATAAAAGTTCTTGACCGCAATGACAATGACCCCAAGTTCATGCTTAGCGGCTACAGCTTTTCAGTGTTGGAAAACATGCCTCCCCTCAGTCCAGTTGGCATGGTGACAGTCCTGGATGTAGACAAAGGTGAGAACGCCCATGTCCACCTCTCTGTAGAGCCTGATGGAGGAAAGTTTGTAGTTCAAAATGGAACAGGCACCATTCTTTCAAGCATCTCATTtgacagggagaaagagagcagcTATACTTTCCGTCTAAAAGCAGTGGATGAAGGAGAACCACCTCGGTCGTCATATGTGGGCGTTACCATCAACGTACTGGATGAAAATGACAACGACCCTGTGGTCACAAAGCCCTCCAATTCCTCTTTCAGGCGATTGTCACCTCTAGCTTCCCCAGATAGCCATGTTGAGATAGTGGAAGCTGAAGACCTAGATAGTGGGCCTAACGCAGAGCTGGTCTTCAGTATTGCTGGTGGAAACCCTTACCAGTTATTTCGCATTTCCCCCTCCAGTGGGGAAATCACTCTAGCAAAAGAGATGACTCGCAAACATGGTGGACTTCATCGCCTAGTGGTGCATGTGAGTGATAGGGGGAAGCCTGCACGTCATGCCACTGCCCTGGTCCACATCTATGTCAATGAAACCATTTCAAATGTCAGCTTAGTGGAGGCCCTAGTAGGACACAGTCTTTACACCCCACTGGATAGGGACATTGCTGGTGATCCTAACAATGGTTTTGCTGCACAGCGTAGCAACATTTTGTTTGGAAGCCTTGCCGGTGTGGCAGGTGTAGTCATGTTAATCTTGGTGGTGGTATTTATTCGACACCGCATCCAGAGAGAAACGAAGAGTGGTTATCAGGCTGGCAAGAAAGAAACTAAAGACTTATACGCACCCAAACAGGCACCGAAGAATGCCAAAGgcaaaagaggaaggaaaggaaaacccCCAAAGTCCCCAAAACCACTTGGTGAAGATGAGAAAGTCAGCCTTCAAAAGAGCCTCAAGTTCAACCTTGATGGAGTCAACGATAGCCCCAGGATACACCTGCCCTTAACGTATTCACCAGGAAGTCCTGATATAGGCAGACACTATCGCTCCAACTCCCCCTTACCCTCCATCCAGCTGCAGGCCCAATCCCCTTCAGCCTCTCAGAAGCATCAGGCCGTCCAGGACCTTCCTGCCGCCAACACCTTTGTAGGGACGGGAGGAGATGACAACTCTACCGGCTCAGATCAGTACTCAGATTACAGCTACAAGACCAGCCAACTCAAGTACAGCAACAAACAG